Proteins encoded by one window of Cannabis sativa cultivar Pink pepper isolate KNU-18-1 chromosome 4, ASM2916894v1, whole genome shotgun sequence:
- the LOC133037302 gene encoding uncharacterized protein LOC133037302 — translation MELMSSGSQSAWDDRDFKMVTYVKGLYALNDAFADPVSTEIEAKFDAWIGEGLLKHPRHYNCYEDGAKKFTPGFRLGVDYVEDKTWFYHLATCDMFMNDSHMNTIFYYLRKKGKYSSAVTLNFATTDCLFDDSIQALYHKYNKAKSMKTKMSHIHAAHPIAHYIRGMRIPCSKPWYEADHVLFIINLRRESHWVFGHLDLNEGTLFLYNSLRTAKMNAAARNAMKAYSVLLPLFFDLLGFWKNRAQAPASVSDPTAPFRIVELSGLASQQKNDCGAYVAAFAEFFIHGKDVPADFDIEVYRTRLASLFFSYGQRKIDESIDSEDEKQSKSSKASKLKK, via the exons atggagcttatgtcctcaggttctcaatcagcttgggatgatagggatttcaaaatggtgacttatgtgaagggcctttatgctcttaatgatgcttttgctgatcccgtatctaccgagattgaggcaaaatttgacgcttggattggtgaaggattgcttaaacatcctag gcattataattgttatgaagacggcgcaaagaaatttaccccgggttttaggctaggtgttgattatgttgaGGATAAAACTTGGTTTTATCATTTGGCCACATGCGACATGTTTATGAACGACTCG catatgaacaccatattctattaccttcggaaaaaaggtaaatattCTTCCGCTGTGACGTTGAATTTCGCAACTACTGATTGTCTGTTTGATGATTCCATCCAAGCATTGTACCACAAATATAACAAGGCCAAGTCAATGAAGACTAAGATGTCACACATTCACGCTGCCCACCCAATAGCGCATTACATCCGAGGTATGCGCATTCCCTGTTCCAAGCCTTGGTATGAAGCCGATCATGTGCTATTCATCATCAATTTAAGAAGGGAAAGTCATTGGGTTTTTGGGCATCTTGACTTGAACGAAGGGACGTTGTTTCTGTACAATTCTTTGAGGACCGCGAAGATGAATGCCGCAGCTAGGAATGCGATGAAGGCTTATTCCGTGTTGCTGCCTTTGTTTTTCGATTTACTTGGGTTCTGGAAGAATAGAGCACAAGCTCCTGCCTCAGTTTCTGACCCTACAGCTCCATTCAGAATCGTGGAGCTTAGTGGTCTTGCGTCTCAGCAGAAGAA TGATTGCGGGGCATATGTTGCTGCCTTTGCTGAATTCTTTATCCACGGAAAGGATGTCCCTGCAGACTTTGACATCGAAGTTTATCGTACCCGACTTGCTTCACTTTTCTTCTCGTACGGCCAAAGGAAAATTGACGAAAGCATTGACAGCGAGGATGAGAAGCAAAGCAAGTCTTCTAAGGCATCTAAATTGAAGAAATAG
- the LOC133037071 gene encoding uncharacterized protein LOC133037071 has protein sequence MAITRSSSSPSPVLKQKSKMGKKSLANKSKGKRPIIEDFDSDFEAPMPKRGRPHSSKKTKLNLEEHTVPEISGKKTIAHAEDRTQVWDCKFSPSDFYRSKCVCTSVYSVIDNIKNTLSVNLLSLFRQTQFGHFLDMPEFVFHPQVVHSLLLKEVLQPNPKEFWAKVAGRCIRFSAEEFYLISGLDCFGDCNKLLFSQETNQLVETCFRGVKTIDHKAIEDAFLGSRWGLDEPIGLKMAVLYFIQCFLLSNTPDKEVSRFVLDVVDSGRWDEYCWGRESFELTIDSFKGRIEHGIIMKNRKAEKGGQYDGWYRALGCPWVFTVWFYECCPAMVNSFCKRVSSSIPRILNWSNTIVTKNPTLRDLKGKIFDLPLEKLKIKNMRPTDEERQQLQLDGLFLDESIDDRGVAKQSFEGGSSSKKSDSADIDWMKSKLEMLISNQSSLAEDFISLRCFVDFNFKSVMTVIKDIQEKVNAIHRRPSDEGKSSDELVTQDSNDDADDDDDDDDAEDDEKQLHDPENIDSDSDDGGELVKVGGDADDADKVILLVPSADVNPSEAVGGSDKNVKDVEKLKGDESRLKGDDFFDGLSQLEIDDDQVVLAGLEAVGFFLVAH, from the exons ATGGCAATCACTCGTTCATCATCATCCCCTTCTCCAGTTCTCAAACAGAAATCAAAAATGGGCAAGAAATCGTTGGCCAACAAATCCAAGGGTAAACGCCCAATCATTGAAGAttttgattctgattttgaagCTCCAATGCCCAAGCGTGGGAGACCCCATtcttcgaagaaaacgaagctcaACTTGGAGGAGCACACGGTTCCAGAAATTTCTGGGAAAAAAACTATTGCACATGCTGAAGATCGGACTCAG GTTTGGGACTGTAAATTTAGTCCTTCTGATTTTTACAGATCTAAGTGTGTATGCACCAGTGTTTATTCCGTGATAGATAATATTAAGAACACTTTATCTGTTAATTTGCTTTCTTTGTTTCGTCAAACTCAGTTTGGGCATTTTCTGGATATGCCTGAGTTTGTTTTTCATCCGCAAGTCGTACATAGTTTATTACTAAAGGAAGTTTTACAGCCCAATCCTAAAGAGTTTTGGGCTAAGGTTGCTGGTCGTTGCATACGGTTTAGTGCCGAAGAATTTTACCTGATTTCTGGTTTAGATTGTTTCGGTGATtgcaacaagttgttgttttcacaggaaacaaatcaattggtagaaacatgtttccgtggtgtaaaaactattgaccacaaagccatcgaggatgcttttttgggtagtcggtggggtttggatgagcctattggtttgaaaatggctgttttgtatttcattcagtgttttcttcttagcaatACTCCTGACAAAGAAGTGTCTAGGTTTGTTCTAGATGTAGTTGATAGCGGTCGGTGGGAtgagtattgttggggtagggaATCATTTGAATTGACAATTGACTCATTCAAAGGTAGGATCGAGCATGGGatcattatgaaaaatagaaaggCAGAGAAGGGAGGCCAATATGATGGCTGGTATAGGGCATTGGGATGTCCTTGGGTTTTCACGGTTTGGTTTTATGAATGTTGTCCTGCAATGGTGAACTCTTTCTGTAAGAGAGTTTCATCTTCTATTCCAAGGATTCTGAACTGGAGCAACACCAtcgtcaccaaaaatccaacccTTCGAGACTTGAAGGGCAAGATTTTTGATTTACCTTTGGAGAAG TTGAAGATAAAAAACATGCGTCCTACTGATGAAGAGAGGCAGCAGCTTCAACTTGACGGTTTATTTCTCGATGAATCTATTGATGACCGTGGTGTAGCGAAGCAATCCTTCGAGGGTGGGTCATCTTCAAAGAAGTCTGATTCAGCAGATATTGATTGGATGAAATCTAAGCTGGAGATGCTCATTTCGAATCAATCATCATTGGCCGAGGACTTCATTTCAttgaggtgttttgttgattttaatttcaaatccgtaatgactgtaattaaggatatccaggagaaggttaatgccattcatcgtcgtccttctgatgag ggaaagtcatcggatgaattagtaactcaagattctaatgatgatgctgatgatgatgatgatgatgatgatgccgaGGATGATGAGAAGCAATTGCATGATCCagaaaatattgattccgactccgacgatggtggtgagttggttaaagttggTGGGGATGCTGATGATGCTGACAAGGTCATTCTTCTTGTTCCTTCTGCTGATGTGAATCCATCTGAGGCTGTTGGAGGGAGTGATAAAAATGTTAAGGATGTTGAGAAGCTGAAGGGCGATGAGTCTCGATTGAAGGGGGACGATTTCTTTGATGGGTTGAGCCAGCTTGAAATAGATGATGATCAAGTTGTGTTGGCTGGCTTGGAGGCTGTTG gtttctttttggttgctcATTAG